One window of the Colletotrichum destructivum chromosome 4, complete sequence genome contains the following:
- a CDS encoding Putative YjgF/YER057c/UK114 family, RutC-like superfamily protein, translated as MRRDHADGKWQKRILTNIQAVLGAAGATLGDAVKVNIYLADMSQFAAVNAVYETFFQSPRPARTCVSFKGLPYGTDVEMECVANAVAKA; from the exons ATGAGAAGAGACCATGCTGACGGGAAATGGCAGAAACGTATTCTGACGAACATCCAGGCGGTCTTAGGCGCGGCCGGGGCGACTCTGGGGGATGCCGTGAAAGTCAACATCTACTTGGCTGATATGTCGCAGTTCGCCGCGGTGAACGCTGTCTACGAGACCTTTTTCCAAAGCCCAAGACCA GCCCGGACGTGCGTCAGCTTCAAGGGCCTGCCCTATGGGACTGACGTTGAAATGGAGTGCGTTGCCAACGCGGTGGCGAAGGCCTGA
- a CDS encoding Putative carboxylesterase, type B, carboxylesterase type B, carboxylesterase type B, active: MRNVLLLGVVPSIFSGGLAASLPVVDLGYELYQATGFNEAGGYYNFSNIRYASPPVGELRFRAPVPPATNRSAVRDGLDFRICPQAQPLWMTTSVEWLFPYLTKGVLPNVTGPAAVPTADGSSPALARDNRENEDCLFLDVLVPKRVFEKSDQKAPVLVEIHGGGYALGSKSESEPRGLLRRSTDFTEDGIVYVRMNYRLGAFGFLSGPTFSKDGTANAGLLDQRMALEWVQDNIHLFGGDKDRVTVFGGSAGAGSIIHQVTAFGGEQHKRLFQRAIPQSPGWIPMPSALGQERSFKEFLEAANVSSISEARTLTSAQLIQANDLRVSLATPGTFEFGPTVDGQLVRDDPRALLDKGRFDKSIDVLFGHNPNEGLGFHSPVTNSAEYLEGLQALLPHADDSVIRYLSDTLYPPRFNSSLYPDQMRRMGLTVTEATFTCAASALGRAFAKADANAYGYILETSFGLHGTDAPFIYFYPETSTVNETMASTLQDYMLSFVVNGVPDSATGRLGRMVPYGQDGKVVRITADGILQGIDPAANARCEWWQLGLYR; encoded by the exons ATGCGCAACGTTTTGCTGCTCGGGGTTGTACCCTCGATCTTCTCCGGTGGACTGGCTGCGTCTCTTCCCGTGGTCGACCTTGGATATGAGCTGTACCAGGCCACTGGTTTCAAC GAAGCTGGAGGCTACTACAACTTCTCCAACATCCGCTAtgcctcgccgcccgtggGGGAGCTGCGCTTTCGagcgccggtgccgcccgCTACGAACCGGTCCGCTGTTCGCGACGGGCTTGATTTCCGCATCTGCCCTCAGGCACAGCCACTCTGGATGACGACCTCGGTAGAATGGCTCTTCCCGTATCTCACCAAGGGGGTTTTGCCCAACGTTACGGGTCCAGCGGCTGTACCAACCGCGGATGGCAGTTCTCCGGCACTGGCACGCGACAACCGAGAGAATGAGGATTGTCTCTTTCTGGACGTGCTAGTTCCCAAGAGAGTGTTTGAAAAGTCGGACCAGAAGGCTCCTGTGTTGGTCGAAATACATG GTGGTGGCTATGCCCTTGGCTCCAAGTCCGAATCGGAACCGCGTGGGCTCCTGCGCCGTAGCACTGATTTCACAGAAGATGGAATCGTCTACGTCCGGATGAACTACCGACTCGGCGCTTTCGGCTTCCTCTCAGGCCCGACATTTTCAAAGGATGGAACAGCAAACGCCGGGTTGCTCGACCAGAGGATGGCCCTTGAATGGGTGCAGGATAACATCCATCTCTTCGGGGGGGACAAAGATCGAGTCACGGTTTTCGGAGGATCTGCTGGAGCCGGGTCGATTATCCACCAGGTCACAGCTTTTGGCGGCGAACAGCACAAGCGTCTTTTTCAGAGGGCCATCCCGCAGTCTCCAGGCTGGATACCTATGCCGTCTGCGTTGGGACAGGAGCGAAGCTTCAAGGAGTTTTTGGAAGCCGCAAACGTTAGCAGCATCTCAGAGGCGCGAACCCTCACTTCTGCGCAGCTCATCCAGGCCAACGATCTTCGCGTTTCTCTTGCCACACCAGGGACGTTCGAATTCGGCCCTACGGTCGACGGCCAGCTGGTCCGCGACGACCCACGGGCACTACTCGATAAAGGCCGTTTTGACAAATCCATCGACGTCCTGTTTGGGCACAACCCTAACGAAGGACTCGGGTTTCATTCCCCAGTCACCAACAGTGCCGAGTATCTTGAAGGGCTGCAAGCACTCCTCCCGCATGCCGACGACTCTGTCATTCGCTATCTATCTGATACACTTTACCCGCCTAGATTCAACTCTTCACTGTATCCGGATCAGATGCGGCGGATGGGTCTGACGGTTACCGAAGCCACCTTCACATGCGCTGCTTCTGCACTTGGTCGAGCGTTTGCCAAAGCCGATGCAAACGCATACGGCTACATCTTGGAGACCTCCTTTGGCCTTCATGGAACTGACGCGCCCTTCATCTACTTTTATCCCGAGACCTCCACTGTCAATGAGACCATGGCCTCCACGCTCCAGGACTACATGCTCAGCTTTGTCGTCAACGGGGTTCCCGACAGCGCCACGGGTAGGTTGGGGCGGATGGTGCCGTATGGCCAGGATGGAAAGGTTGTACGCATCACCGCGGACGGAATTCTGCAAGGAATTGATCCCGCGGCCAACGCAAGGTGTGAGTGGTGGCAGCTTGGATTGTATCGGTAG
- a CDS encoding Putative GroES-like superfamily, alcohol dehydrogenase-like, NAD(P)-binding domain superfamily, translating to MMKAFRFLGPDQGLRLQDLPIPTPGPGEALLRVKAAGLCHSDTHVLRGGGAAWMCALPVTLGHEVAGVITALGDEPLSSCSSSSSDNRRFNVGDRVAVACVGHPIQTRDFREALGVGRDGGYAEFALAPLKNLVRIPAGVAFAQAAVATDSVATAYHAVVAEGKVSASHTVAVIGLGGLGLNGVAVSALRGARVFGVDVDAAKFERARALGAADCAVGLDAFAAETLDVVLDFVGAQATAEAALSMVRPGGCVVMVGLAAQSVRIATAALVTQNVSLRGSTGASIQELGEVLELVASGALTPYVEEIAFGDVPAGLEALGAGEVKGRLYTVP from the coding sequence ATGATGAAAGCGTTCCGGTTCCTCGGCCCGGACCAGGGCCTCCGCCTCCAGGACCTCCCGATCCCCACCCCGGGCCCGGGcgaggccctcctccgggtTAAAGCCGCCGGCCTGTGCCACTCGGACACACACGtcctgcgcggcggcggcgcggcgtgGATGTGCGCGCTGCCCGTCACCCTCGGCCACgaagtcgccggcgtcatcacggcgctgggcgacgagccgctttcctcctgctcctcctcctcctccgacaaCCGTCGATTCAACGTCGGCGaccgcgtcgccgtcgcctgcgTCGGCCACCCGATCCAGACCCGCGACTTCCGCGaagccctcggcgtcggccgtgacggcggctACGCCGAGTTCGCCCTCGCGCCCCTGAAAAACCTCGTCAGGATCCCCGCGGGCGTCGCTttcgcccaggccgccgtgGCGACGGACTCCGTCGCTACGGCCTaccacgccgtcgtcgccgaagGCAAGGTGTCCGCATCCcacaccgtcgccgtcatcggcctcggcggcctcggcctcaacggcgtcgccgtGTCGGCACTTCGCGGGGCGAGGGTctttggcgtcgacgtcgacgccgccaagttcgagcgggcgagggccctcggcgccgccgattGCGCCGTCGGACTGGACGCGTTCGCGGCGGAGACGCTGGACGTCGTGCTGGACTTTGTGGGCGCGcaggcgacggccgaggcggcttTGTCGATGGTGAGGCCCGGGGGCTGCGTGGTGATGGTCGGTCTCGCGGCGCAGAGCGTGCGGATCGCGACGGCGGCCCTCGTCACGCAGAACGTCTCGCTCCGCGGCTCGACGGGGGCAAGCAtccaggaactcggcgaagTTCTCGAGTTGGTGGCTTCGGGCGCGCTGACGCCGTACGTGGAGGAGATTGCATTCGGGGATGTGCCGGCCGGTCTTGAAGCACTGGGAGCTGGTGAGGTCAAGGGGCGTCTCTACACTGTTCCCTGA
- a CDS encoding Putative phosphatidate phosphatase APP1, catalytic domain-containing protein codes for MTGQDEDSKTAAAYADEMQKRTRKERRFDEVEAQLPNPRVPTLQSALMTANGLLSHLGSYNPWGRPVTDDDIVWLLDNTAYKPSRLGSWQAEFVAAIFEKEPKCAVVDIVQGVAQKLGLADDAEELQTIEERILPFLWDVQPSRLLRVVHQKRELKLGPSATNGISTDTLKVHEQPSGTAVTSSAAVPRGATGLLEMQTYFAAPEGWAIISDVDDTIKLTQTSDPIGILRETFVNEPTPIEGMPELYRNIKALLPQEAPWFYLSASPYNLYPFLREFRDKYYPPGTIILRDSSWKTVAGLLSALTMATEEYKVERMRKVHGWLPKRKFILIGDSTQSDPEAYGNIYREFKGWVKLILIRKVTDIAAVGISAKNEPERFEKAFKHIPRDDWFVFENPVDCNKIIRDTIAQDA; via the exons ATGACGGGACAAGACGAGGATAGcaagaccgccgccgcgtaCGCAGACGAGATGCAGAAACGAACCCGCAAAGAACGTCGcttcgacgaggtcgaggctcAGCTTCCCAACCCCCGCGTCCCGACCCTCCAGTCAGCCCTGATGACGGCCAACGGCCTGCTCTCGCATCTCGGAAGCTACAATCCCTGGGGCAGACCCGtgaccgacgacgacattgtCTGGCTCCTCGACAACACGGCATACAAGCCCTCTCGCCTGGGCAGCTGGCAGGCCGAgttcgtcgccgccatcttcgaAAAGGAGCCCAAgtgcgccgtcgtcgacatcgtgCAGGGCGTCGCCCAGAagctcggcctcgctgacgacgccgaggagctgcagaCGATCGAGGAGAGGATACTGCCGTTCCTCTGGGATGTGCAGCCCTCGCGCCTCCTCCGGGTCGTGCACCAGAAGAGGGAGCTCAAGCTAGGCCCCTCGGCGACGAACGGCATCAGCACCGACACGCTCAAGGTCCATGAGCAGCCGTCCGGCACGGCAGTGACGTCGAGCGCCGCCGTGCCGCGGGGCGCGACGGGCTTATTGGAGATGCAGACGTACTTCGCTGCGCCAGAAGGCTGGGCCATCATTTCAG ATGTCGACGACACGATCAAGCTGACGCAGACGAGCGACCCCATCGGCATCCTCCGCGAAACGTTTGTCAACGAGCCGACGCCCATCGAGGGCATGCCGGAGCTGTACAGGAACATCAAGGCGTTGCTGCCGCAAGAGGCGCCGTGGTTCTACCTCTCGGCCTCCCCATACAACCTCTACCCGTTCCTGCGCGAGTTCCGCGACAAGTACTACCCTCCGGGAACCATCATCCTCCGCGACTCGAGCTGGAAGACGGTGGCGGGCCTGTTGTCGGCGTTAACCATGGCCACGGAGGAATACAAGGTGGAACGCATGAGAAAGGTGCACGGTTGGCTGCCCAAGAGGAAGTTCATCCTCATTGGCGACTCGACGCAGTCCGACCCCGAGGCCTATGGCAACAT TTATCGCGAGTTCAAGGGCTGGGTCAAGCTCATTTTGATCCGCAAGGTCACCGACATTGCGGCTGTGGGTATCTCGGCCAAGAACGAGCCGGAGCGATTCGAGAAGGCGTTCAAGCACATTCCTCGCGACGACTGGTTCGTGTTTGAGAACCCGGTCGACTGCAACAAGATTATCCGGGACACGATTGCGCAAGATGCTTAG
- a CDS encoding Putative peptidase M20, bacterial exopeptidase dimerization domain-containing protein — translation MAYRFFFFLSILSASVCVADDAEIIDLHKSLVSIQSTTKTGDPQTDERNVQTFIETWLKETAEKNNFRINIERQQVTEGRDNLYVYTGTERSTSVMMTSHVDTVPPHFGYRVEGDKIYGRGANDAKGCVAAMMIAFRDLIINKQVKEEGDLSLLFVVGEEIGGEGMTEVPKLGLTWDTVIFGEPTDSKLASGQIGGMVFNITTLGKTVHSGFPELGINAIDCLRIIMDALHLVLDGLDSNPKYGQNSLTIAQIRGGVADNAVPPSAWVSGSYRLTVSPSQVVEKIGRLINEKACPKTQYDPSDPDKPCKSVVVKYPLQEDPLDIDHDVPGFETFGARFGSDISLLKGQHHKYLFGPGSILTAHKPDEFVTKQELVQAVDGYKKIVQFRLQGETNAS, via the exons ATGGCATAccgtttcttctttttcttatCAATTTTGTCCGCAAGCGTCTGCGTAGCGGATGATGCGGAAATCATCGACCTGCACAAGTCTCTAGTCTCAATCCAGTCTACCACCAAGACAGGCGATCCACAAACAGACGAGCGAAATGTCCAGACATTCATCGAAACCTGGCTGAAGGAGACGGCCGAAAAGAACAACTTCAGAATTAACATTGAACGTCAACAAGTGACCGAAGGTCGTGACAATCTTTACGTCTACACAGGTACGGAGAGGTCGACTTCTGTCATGATGACTTCCCACGTCGACACTGTTCCTCCACATTTCGGGTACAGAGTCGAGGGGGACAAGATCTACGGCCGAGGCGCGAACGACGCCAAGGGCTGCGTTGCCGCCATGATGATCGCCTTTAGAGACCTCATTATCAACAAACAAGTCAAGGAGGAAGGCgacctctctctccttttcgTCGTGGGCGAAGAGATTGGCGGGGAGGGCATGACGGAGGTGCCAAAGCTCGGTTTGACTTGGGATACGGTCATCTTCGGCGAACCGACGGACAGCAAGCTCGCCTCGGGCCAGATTGGAGGCATGGtcttcaacatcaccaccctGGGAAAGACAGTACACTCGGGGTTCCCTGAGCTTGGTATAAACGCCATCGACTGCCTCCGCATCATAATGGATGCCCTGCACCTGGTTTTGGATGGGCTCGATTCTAACCCAAAATACGGGCAGAACAGCTTGACTATCGCGCAGATCCGTGGAGGAGTGGCTGATAACGCCGTTCCCCCTAGCGCGTGGGTATCCGGCTCCTACAGGCTCACTGTCAGCCCTTCCCAGGTGGTTGAGAAAATTGGCCGCCTTATCAATGAGAAAGCATGCCCTAAAACGCAGTACGACCCCAGCGACCCGGATAAACCCTGCAAGTCGGTTGTGGTCAAGTATCCTCTGCAGGAGGACCCTCTGGATATCGATCATGACGTTCCAG GTTTTGAAACGTTTGGAGCTCGATTTGGGTCAGACATATCTTTATTGAAGGGCCAGCACCATAAATATCTCTTCGGGCCTGGCAGCATTTTAACGGCCCATAAACCTGATGAGTTTGTGACAAAACAGGAGCTCGTTCAAGCAGTAGACGGGTATAAGAAGATCGTCCAGTTTCGACTCCAGGGCGAGACCAATGCTAGCTAA
- a CDS encoding Putative alcohol dehydrogenase, zinc-type, GroES-like superfamily, NAD(P)-binding domain superfamily: protein MLNKHQTKGSTSQYPPLTINKHYFLSHLTQAKLNMALMNSTLNATMRGVVFGGVPYDVTVENLPVPTISSQTDAIVRITTAGICGSDLHTYRGLIGGGAVPFTMGHEAIGYVAEVGSAVSSLSVGDYVVIPDTPSTATLEMEPTLYEFFGSGGSLDGLQTEYARVRSADANLIPVPLTRNTTSPSLEQDYITVGDIFSTAWTAVTWSGFQPGDSVAVFGAGPVGLLAAYSALLRGASRVYSVDHVPQRLELARSIGAVPIDFRASDPVAQILAREPGGVARSVDAVGMESLNADLEIEEDILLRQTVGVTRTGGGVGVVGVYVATPDSPSSPRGSTISPNGTLPMTEFFFKGLSVRGGLVDPKRVAPELVQLIASGRARPSFITSAVIGIEDAPEYYRRFNRQEESKVFIRFP, encoded by the exons ATGCTCAACAAACATCAGACGAAAGGATCGACATCACAATACCCTCCTCTTACCATCAACAAGCACTACTTCCTATCTCACCTTACTCAGGCCAAACTAAACATGGCTCTCATGAACAGCACCCTGAATGCCACCATGCGGGGGGTTGTCTTTGGCGGGGTCCCGTACGATGTGACCGTCGAGAACCTCCCAGTGCCAACGATCTCGAGCCAGACGGATGCCATCGTCCGAATCACCACGGCGGGCATCTGCGGCTCCGACTTGCACACCTACCGCGGTCTCATTGGCGGTGGCGCCGTTCCGTTCACCATGGGCCATGAGGCAATTGGCTACGTTGCCGAGGTCGGGAGTGCGGTGTCGTCCCTTTCCGTCGGCGACTACGTCGTCATCCCGGACACCCCGTCCACTGCCACCCTAGAGATGGAGCCTACGCTGTACGAGTTCTTCGGCAGCGGTGGCTCTCTCGATGGCCTGCAAA CCGAGTATGCCCGTGTCCGATCTGCCGACGCCAACCTCATCCCCGTGCCTCTTACGCGCAACACTACATCACCTAGCCTTGAACAAGACTACAtcaccgtcggcgacatCTTCTCCACCGCCTGGACGGCCGTCACCTGGTCTGGCTTCCAACCCGGTGACTCGGTCGCCGtgttcggcgccggccccgtcggcctgctcgccgcctACTCCGCCCTGCTCCGCGGCGCGTCCCGCGTGTATTCCGTCGACCACGTCCCGCAGCGCCTCGAACTCGCCCGCtccatcggcgccgtgccCATCGACTTCCGGGCCTCGGACCCCGTCGCGCAGATCCTGGCGCGCGAGCCGGGAGGTGTCGCGCGGtccgtcgacgccgtgggCATGGAGTCGCTGAACGCGGAtctcgagatcgaggaggacatcCTGCTCCGGCAGACGGTGGGCGTCACGCGTAccgggggcggcgtcggcgtcgtcggggtgTACGTCGCCACGCCCGACAGCCCCTCGAGCCCGCGCGGGAGCACCATCTCGCCCAACGGGACGCTGCCGATGACCGAGTTCTTCTTCAAGGGGCTGAGCGTGCGCGGCGGGCTTGTCGACCCGAAGCGGGTGGCGCCGGAACTGGTCCAGCTGATCGCGAGCGGCAGGGCGCGCCCGAGCTTCATCACCTCGGCGGTCATTGGCATTGAGGATGCGCCAGAGTATTACCGTCGATTTAACCGCCAGGAGGAGTCCAAGGTTTTCATCCGCTTTCCTTAG
- a CDS encoding Putative translation protein, beta-barrel domain superfamily yields MTESTQLVYQRDGERLVHTAKVFSVVPVSDLAESDQALVKDAPEIEHAVITDSTIFHVQGGGQPSDIGTMTAPSDAAPANADSTFEVKSVRQPAQGNQILHFGRFVPADAAPTFDAGGELQQHVDAEKRNLHSRLHTAGHVMSLAIHALCREGVLPPLKESKASHYPDSAAVVFIGTLDGKHKDAIQAKTDEFVRSASPVRIHWWPMEELLEKCHASEGFALPEGETVGRVVEMEGLGSYPCGGTHVQDCSQVGKIEVKKISRSKGTSKVSYRVA; encoded by the coding sequence ATGACCGAATCAACCCAACTCGTCTACCAACGAGACGGGGAGCGGCTAGTCCATACCGCCAAGGTCTTCTCCGTCGTTCCGGTGTCTGACCTCGCCGAATCCGACCAAGCTCTCGTCAAGGACGCCCCAGAGATCGAGCACGCCGTCATCACGGACTCCACAATCTTCCACGTtcagggcggcggccagcccTCAGACATCGGAACCATGACCGCCCCCTCCGATGCGGCACCCGCCAACGCGGACTCGACTTTCGAGGTCAAGTCGGTCCGCCAGCCGGCCCAGGGCAACCAGATCCTCCACTTCGGCCGCTTCGTCCCTGCCGATGCCGCCCCGACCTTCGACGCGGGAGGCGAGCTCCAGCagcacgtcgacgccgagaagcgcaACTTGCACTCGCGCCTGCACACCGCCGGCCATGTCATGAGCCTCGCCATCCACGCGCTGTGCCGCGAGGGcgtgctgccgccgctcaaGGAGTCCAAGGCCTCGCACTACCCggactcggccgccgtcgtcttcatcggcacGCTCGACGGCAAGCACAAGGACGCCATCCAGGCCAAGACGGACGAATTCGTGCGCTCGGCCAGCCCCGTCAGGATCCACTGGTGGCCCAtggaggagctcctcgagaaGTGCCACGCGAGCGAGGGCTTCGCGCTGCCCGAGGGGGAGACCgtcggccgcgtcgtcgagatggagggTCTAGGAAGCTACCCGTGTGGTGGGACGCACGTTCAGGACTGCAGTCAGGTGGGCAAGATTGAGGTGAAGAAAATCTCGCGCTCCAAGGGAACGAGCAAGGTGTCTTACCGCGTCGCATAG
- a CDS encoding Putative argininosuccinate synthase, rossmann-like alpha/beta/alpha sandwich gives MGLKANGAVQDEKKAIENSEKVSNGAPLQDKRPIESFEQLAQIENRDDPVVTMFSGGLDSTYLLLRLQQLGFTNIHAVAVDVGSPVDEEGLTRHAAHFGAYFKLLDGREAFVNEGVMPAIRAHATYMGMFPISSSLTRPVIARLVTDYAKNLGAGLLLHTANLSQNSLPRLNNSIRRLGFPGRFGSPYPQSVVSRERKADELSAAGLTIMSERKLSGDENLWCREFEDGPLGDPEGFCIPEDAYTWTRGSGAHPSQKITLRFEDGNLVSVDGKRIPLIRAIELLNREVGKFGLGRFVGLEPLSTDDKALEMREAPAAAIIMDALRHLEIATLETKTLELKQQLEQKWTREAIAGHWGAKCHSMCEAAIQASLLGVDGSVTYDVDHSRFLPCAIVADNACYIRDRDTWERAQQSLSRF, from the exons ATG GGTCTCAAAGCCAACGGAGCCGTtcaggacgagaagaaggccattGAAAACTCCGAGAAGGTGTCCAATGGCGCACCCCTGCAGGACAAGAGGCCGATCGAAAGCTTCGAGCAGCTCGCGCAGATCGAGAACCGGGATGACCCCGTCGTGACCATGTTCAGCGGCGGTCTGGACAGCACCTACCTGCTCCTTCgcctccagcagctcggcTTCACCAACATCCACGCCGTTGCTGTCGACGTCGGAtcgcccgtcgacgaggagggtcTCACCCGGCACGCGGCGCACTTTGGCGCGTACttcaagctcctcgacggccgcgaggccttcgtcaacgaggGCGTCATGCCCGCCATCCGCGCGCACGCCACGTACATGGGCATGTTCCCCATCAGCAGCTCCCTCACGCGTCCCGTCATCGCCCGCCTCGTCACCGACTACGCCAAGAACCTCGGCGcgggcctgctgctgcacaCGGCCAACCTCTCCCAGAACAGCCTGCCGCGCCTCAACAACTCGATCCGGCGCCTCGGCTTCCCCGGGCGGTTCGGCAGCCCGTACCCGCAATCGGTCGTCTCGCGCGAGAGgaaggccgacgagctctcggcggcggggctGACCATCATGTCGGAGCGCAAGCtcagcggcgacgagaacCTGTGGTGCCGCGAGTTCGAAGACGGGCCCCTGGGCGACCCGGAAGGCTTCTGCATCCCCGAGGACGCCTACACGTGGACGCGCGGCTCCGGCGCGCACCCGAGCCAGAAGATCACGCTGCGCTTCGAGGACGGCAACCTCGTCTCGGTCGACGGCAAGCGGATCCCGCTCATCCGGGCGATCGAGCTGCTGAACAGGGAGGTCGGCAAgttcggcctcggccggtTCGTCGGGCTCGAGCCGCTCTCGACGGACGACAAGGCGCTCGAGATGCgcgaggcgccggcggcggccatcatcatggACGCCCTGCGGCACCTCGAGATCGCGACGCTCGAGACCAAGACGCTGGAGctgaagcagcagctcgagcagaAGTGGACgcgcgaggccatcgcgggcCACTGGGGCGCCAAGTGCCACTCCATGTGCGAGGCCGCCATCCAGGCCTCGCTGCTCGGggtcgacggcagcgtcACCTACGACGTCGACCACTCGCGCTTCCTGCCGTGCGCCATCGTCGCGGACAACGCATGCTACATCCGGGACCGGGACACCTGGGAGCGGGCTCAGCAATCGCTCTCGCGGTTCTGA
- a CDS encoding Putative oxoglutarate/iron-dependent dioxygenase, non-hem dioxygenase domain-containing protein yields MAISEPIIVSKSLPTIHLDLLRAESADESGNLLDACKSHGFFYLDLTSDAELCRLWAEMLRIMAEYFNQPLEVKMQDARGSDNFGYEPMGTEEGPNPKTRDGYESLKFSRREFLKGSSDLTTSVRAQEDSFFSFIKNAHEITLMILSRLSSQLGRTDSARFEAHHADPGPSLSTLGLLRYPKHDRPAGEPRNVGHNKHTDVGSLTFLLAAQWGLQYLSLTSRRWEFIEPRPGHAIINVGDSLRFLSGGELASVVHRVVPLRKTQDEDRYSIAYFLRMNDGGVFSDTTGKAWTANEWHDFKFGVFKNPSVLDVKGQFLTGMMIKDSDKLEGHAAVSA; encoded by the exons ATGGCTATCAGCGAGCCCATCATCGTCTCCAAGTCTCTCCCGACTATccacctcgacctcctccgggccgagagcgccgacgagagcgggaacctcctcgacgcctgcAAGAGCCACGGCTTCTTCTACCTCGACTTGACCAGCGATGCCGAGCTGTGCAGGCTGTGGGCGGAGATGCTCCGCATCATGGCCGAGTACTTCAACCAGCCTCTCGAGGTCAAGATGCAAGACGCCCGTGGCAGCGACAACTTTGG CTATGAGCCCATGGGCACTGAGGAGGGGCCCAACCCCAAGACAAGAGACGGATACGAGTCTCTCAAG TTTTCCCGCCGTGAATTCCTCAAGGGCTCTTCCGACCTCACCACCTCGGTCCGCGCCCAGGAAgacagcttcttctccttcatcaAGAACGCCCACGAAATCACCCTGATGATCCTCTCGCGCCTCTCCTCGCAGCTCGGCCGCACCGACAGCGCCCGCTTCGAGGCCCACCACGCCGACCCGGGCCCATCCCTCTCGaccctcggcctcctgcgCTACCCCAAGCACGACAGGCCCGCCGGCGAGCCCAGGAACGTCGGCCACAACAAGCACACCGACGTCGGCTCCCTTaccttcctcctcgccgcccagtGGGGCCTGCAGTACCTCTCCCTGACCTCGCGCCGCTGGGAGTTCATCGAGCCCCGCCCGGGCcacgccatcatcaacgtcgGCGACAGCCTGCGCTTCCTCtcgggcggcgagctcgccaGCGTCGTGCACCGCGTCGTGCCCCTGCGCAAGACCCAGGACGAGGACCGCTACAGCATCGCCTACTTCCTCCGCATgaacgacggcggcgtcttcagCGACACTACGGGCAAGGCCTGGACCGCCAACGAGTGGCACGACTTCAAGTTCGGCGTCTTCAAGAACCCcagcgtcctcgacgtcaagggcCAGTTCCTGACGGGCATGATGATCAAGGACAGCGATAAGTTGGAGGGTCACGCCGCGGTTTCGGCATAG